The proteins below come from a single Deinococcus aerolatus genomic window:
- a CDS encoding MFS transporter: MSPTPQAPTTVSHDVLRLPEFRAMLVAAVTSTLASRAVALTVAYQLYQITKDPLTLGILGLVEAIPALSLALFGGVVADRNDRRRILLLTISVEAICALLFTLYAPQATAYGIWPILALIFTLGMARGFSDPALPAFQAQVVPRELLLRASAWRSSAGQAAAIAGPALGGVLYASVGAAGAYGVATALLLVSLGCVAYVKPKPKPRFIPGEPVWQSIKEGLAFVVQRQVLVGSMALDLFSVLFGGAVALLPIFAADILRVGPIGLSMLVAAPSVGALLVMLYATRHPPGRNAGRTLLAAVAGFGVSIVVFGLSQNFVLSVAALVAAGLFDGISMVIRSATMQLKAPDHMRGRVGAVSGMFIGASNELGAFESGVAAKLLGTARSVWLGGIVTLIVVGVTAYLAPELRAMNLEDVAEDLPHDPPDAGAAALQPSPGAAPRT, from the coding sequence GTGAGCCCCACGCCCCAAGCCCCGACCACGGTCAGCCACGACGTCCTGCGCCTGCCCGAGTTCCGCGCCATGCTGGTGGCCGCCGTGACCAGCACGCTGGCCAGCCGCGCCGTGGCCCTGACAGTGGCCTATCAGCTGTACCAGATCACCAAAGATCCGCTGACCCTGGGCATCCTGGGGCTGGTGGAGGCCATCCCGGCCCTCAGTCTGGCGCTGTTCGGCGGCGTGGTGGCGGACCGCAACGACCGCCGCCGTATCCTGCTGCTCACCATCAGCGTGGAGGCGATCTGTGCGCTGTTGTTCACGCTGTACGCGCCGCAGGCCACGGCCTACGGCATCTGGCCGATTCTGGCCCTGATCTTCACCCTGGGCATGGCGCGCGGCTTTTCCGATCCGGCGCTGCCCGCCTTCCAGGCCCAGGTGGTGCCGCGCGAGCTGCTGCTGCGGGCCTCGGCGTGGCGCTCCAGCGCGGGGCAGGCGGCGGCCATTGCGGGTCCGGCCCTGGGCGGGGTGCTGTACGCCTCGGTGGGTGCGGCGGGCGCGTACGGCGTGGCCACCGCGTTGCTGCTGGTGTCGCTGGGCTGCGTGGCCTACGTGAAACCCAAGCCGAAGCCGCGCTTCATTCCCGGCGAACCGGTCTGGCAGAGCATCAAGGAGGGGCTGGCCTTTGTGGTTCAGCGGCAGGTGCTGGTGGGCAGCATGGCGCTGGACCTGTTCAGCGTGCTGTTCGGCGGCGCGGTGGCGCTGCTGCCCATCTTTGCCGCCGACATCCTGCGGGTGGGACCCATCGGCCTGAGCATGCTGGTGGCCGCGCCCAGCGTAGGGGCGCTGCTGGTGATGCTGTACGCCACCCGTCACCCGCCAGGGCGCAACGCCGGCCGGACGCTGCTGGCGGCAGTGGCCGGCTTCGGCGTCAGCATCGTCGTTTTCGGGCTGTCCCAGAATTTCGTCCTCAGCGTGGCCGCGCTGGTGGCCGCCGGGCTGTTCGACGGCATCAGCATGGTGATCCGCAGCGCCACCATGCAGCTCAAGGCGCCGGACCACATGCGCGGGCGCGTGGGCGCGGTCAGCGGCATGTTCATCGGCGCCAGCAACGAGCTGGGCGCCTTCGAGAGCGGCGTGGCTGCCAAGTTGCTGGGCACGGCCCGCAGCGTGTGGCTGGGCGGCATCGTCACCCTGATCGTGGTGGGCGTGACCGCGTATCTGGCCCCCGAACTGCGGGCCATGAATCTGGAAGACGTGGCCGAGGACCTGCCCCATGACCCACCCGATGCGGGCGCGGCGGCCCTGCAACCGTCGCCAGGCGCCGCCCCGCGCACCTGA
- a CDS encoding DUF420 domain-containing protein, which yields MAPIINQWAVIMIVLSGIALCTGVYFIRTGKRVWHMRAMLTASALATIFLVLYLTRLALGYEKVFTGPAAWKPAYYTLLISHIILAAANLPLALVALWNAWGGLKRAGNLNNIDAPAALPYFNRHRAWVRWTVPVWLYVAVTGWIIYLVLGRWGELVTG from the coding sequence ATGGCACCAATCATCAACCAGTGGGCGGTCATCATGATCGTTCTGAGCGGGATCGCCCTGTGCACGGGCGTGTACTTCATTCGCACGGGCAAGCGCGTGTGGCACATGCGCGCCATGCTCACGGCCAGCGCACTGGCCACCATCTTTCTGGTGCTGTACCTGACCCGCCTGGCCCTGGGCTATGAGAAGGTCTTTACCGGGCCAGCGGCGTGGAAACCCGCGTATTACACGCTGCTGATCAGCCACATTATCCTGGCCGCCGCCAACCTGCCGCTGGCACTGGTGGCCCTGTGGAACGCCTGGGGCGGCCTGAAGCGGGCCGGCAACCTGAACAACATCGACGCCCCCGCTGCCCTTCCCTACTTCAACCGTCACCGCGCCTGGGTGCGCTGGACTGTACCGGTGTGGCTGTACGTGGCCGTGACCGGCTGGATCATCTATCTGGTGCTGGGCCGCTGGGGCGAGCTGGTCACCGGGTAG
- a CDS encoding COX15/CtaA family protein produces MSRTLTAPRTLPGVWLPRLAWGALAYNVLVILWGAVVRLTGAGAGCGDHWPLCNGVVVPQSPTLHTVIEFSHRLTSGASGLLALALVGLAFMVTRPGHPARLGALLSLGLIMLEGLVGGVQVLLGLTAQSTDPARGLVQGIHLANTFLLLGALLLTALWASGRPALRLRGQGLAGLWSLTGLGLILVLGMAGAVTALGDLLFLPADGSPLNTVRSDFSATAGLIENLRVVHPMLAVLTAAFLVWLGLFLRRERPSPEVNRWSAYLWGVLGLQLVAGFATVALKAPAWMQLTHLLLACALWLAAVMLGYCAMTALRTARPAPVGVAA; encoded by the coding sequence TTGAGCAGAACGCTAACTGCCCCGCGCACGCTGCCGGGGGTGTGGTTGCCCCGGCTGGCCTGGGGGGCGCTGGCCTACAACGTGCTGGTGATCCTGTGGGGCGCGGTGGTGCGCCTGACCGGCGCCGGCGCCGGGTGCGGGGACCACTGGCCGCTGTGCAACGGCGTGGTGGTACCGCAGAGCCCCACGCTGCACACGGTGATCGAATTCAGCCACCGCCTGACCAGCGGCGCGAGCGGCCTGCTGGCCCTCGCGCTGGTGGGACTGGCGTTTATGGTCACGCGCCCCGGCCACCCGGCCCGCCTCGGCGCGCTGCTCAGCCTGGGTCTGATCATGTTGGAAGGGCTGGTGGGCGGCGTGCAGGTGCTGCTGGGCCTGACGGCCCAGAGCACCGATCCGGCGCGCGGTCTGGTACAGGGCATTCATCTGGCCAACACCTTCCTGCTGCTGGGCGCGCTGCTGCTCACGGCGCTGTGGGCCTCTGGCCGGCCCGCGTTGAGGCTGCGCGGCCAGGGTCTGGCCGGGCTGTGGAGTCTGACCGGCCTGGGGCTGATTCTGGTGCTGGGCATGGCGGGAGCGGTAACGGCGCTGGGCGACCTGCTGTTCCTGCCGGCCGACGGCTCGCCGCTCAACACCGTGCGGAGCGACTTTTCCGCTACCGCTGGCCTGATCGAGAACCTGCGCGTCGTCCACCCCATGCTGGCGGTGCTGACGGCGGCCTTTCTGGTGTGGCTGGGTCTGTTTCTGCGCCGTGAGCGGCCCTCGCCGGAGGTGAACCGCTGGAGCGCATACCTGTGGGGCGTGCTGGGCCTGCAACTGGTGGCAGGTTTTGCCACCGTGGCGCTCAAGGCCCCGGCGTGGATGCAGCTCACGCATCTGCTGCTGGCCTGCGCGCTGTGGCTGGCGGCCGTGATGCTGGGTTACTGCGCCATGACGGCGCTGCGGACCGCCCGTCCGGCCCCGGTGGGGGTGGCCGCATGA
- a CDS encoding heme o synthase, producing MTTTGLRGTAVRATWRDYLALTKPKVISLLLWTTVTAMFMAARGWPGLWLLVVVSVAGFMSAGSAGVFNMIIDRDIDLKMARTAKRPTSSGLISIREAAIFGTALQGLSFAMLWIWGSPLAAWLSLAGFVTYVVIYTMLLKRHTWHNIVLGGAAGCFPPLVGWAAVTGDLNLFAWFLFAIIFFWTPVHFWALALMIKDEYREVGIPMLPVVHGDKLTVAQIGLYAIYTVVLSLMPVLLREVGAIYFFSAAALGVWLLVLSWRLYKHVFAGHKIERKVAVPLYLYSMLYLAILFVMGAVDRIVFAQLG from the coding sequence ATGACCACCACCGGACTGAGGGGGACGGCGGTGCGGGCCACGTGGCGCGACTACCTGGCCCTGACCAAACCCAAGGTGATCTCGCTGTTGCTGTGGACCACCGTGACGGCCATGTTCATGGCGGCGCGCGGCTGGCCGGGGCTGTGGCTGCTCGTCGTGGTCAGCGTGGCCGGGTTCATGTCGGCCGGGTCGGCGGGCGTGTTCAACATGATTATCGACCGCGACATCGATCTCAAGATGGCCCGCACCGCCAAACGGCCCACCAGCAGCGGCCTGATCAGCATCCGCGAGGCTGCCATCTTCGGCACTGCCCTGCAGGGGTTGTCGTTCGCCATGCTGTGGATCTGGGGCTCGCCGCTGGCCGCATGGCTCAGCCTGGCCGGCTTCGTGACCTACGTGGTCATCTACACCATGCTGCTCAAGCGGCACACCTGGCACAACATCGTGCTGGGCGGGGCCGCCGGGTGCTTCCCGCCGTTGGTGGGCTGGGCCGCCGTCACGGGTGACCTCAACCTGTTCGCGTGGTTTCTGTTCGCCATCATCTTCTTCTGGACGCCGGTGCATTTCTGGGCGCTGGCGCTGATGATCAAGGACGAGTACCGCGAGGTGGGCATTCCCATGCTACCGGTGGTTCACGGCGACAAGCTGACCGTGGCGCAGATCGGTCTGTATGCCATCTACACGGTGGTGCTGTCGTTGATGCCGGTGCTGCTGCGCGAGGTCGGCGCGATCTATTTCTTCAGTGCGGCGGCGCTGGGCGTCTGGCTGCTCGTCCTCTCGTGGCGGCTGTACAAACATGTCTTTGCGGGCCACAAGATCGAGCGCAAGGTGGCCGTGCCGCTGTACCTGTACTCGATGCTGTATCTGGCGATTCTGTTCGTGATGGGCGCGGTGGACCGCATCGTCTTTGCCCAGCTGGGCTGA
- the coxB gene encoding cytochrome c oxidase subunit II, whose protein sequence is MLTLVAGLGATLLSGCGSEQLISIGDLSSGYNREVAFMSAFAIALSVIIFVGVSYALFYTVNKFREDKHTDAPAQFHGNNRLEIILVVVPVIIVMFLAVLTVRSMAILNPVPAQATKIDVLGRQFWWNFSYPETTADAGGNVANGNEMIMPTKQKVALTITSGDVIHGFWAPNVGGQRAAMPATLKTWNVDTDRAGVYQGNCSQLCGGSHANMRYKVVALDQERYNTFLAAAKAYRAPEPVADSAAARGYAIFMQGKPATGALACAACHRVQGTPAAGAAGPDLSFFGTRRTLGAGMWEAMTPQHWEAPQAAEALHEWIKHSPLVKPGSLMPSYDGSEYLANGKKVKGGVLTDEEIDDVAAYLRTLKLPEEANYWNDTPVYGSADAAENPAPTATTSSATPGGKQ, encoded by the coding sequence GTGCTGACCCTCGTTGCTGGCCTGGGCGCGACGCTGCTCAGCGGATGCGGCTCGGAGCAGCTGATCTCGATTGGCGACCTGTCTTCGGGCTACAACCGCGAGGTTGCCTTCATGAGCGCCTTCGCCATCGCCCTGTCGGTCATCATCTTCGTGGGCGTGTCATATGCGCTGTTCTACACCGTCAACAAGTTCCGCGAGGACAAGCACACCGACGCTCCGGCGCAGTTTCACGGCAACAACCGCCTGGAAATCATTCTGGTGGTTGTGCCGGTGATCATTGTGATGTTCTTGGCGGTGCTGACGGTTCGCAGCATGGCGATCCTCAATCCCGTGCCCGCCCAGGCCACCAAGATCGACGTGCTGGGCCGGCAGTTCTGGTGGAACTTCTCGTACCCCGAGACCACGGCGGATGCGGGCGGGAACGTGGCTAACGGCAACGAGATGATCATGCCCACCAAGCAGAAGGTGGCGCTGACCATCACCAGCGGCGACGTGATCCACGGATTCTGGGCCCCCAACGTCGGCGGACAGCGCGCGGCCATGCCGGCCACACTCAAGACCTGGAACGTCGACACGGACCGTGCGGGCGTGTACCAGGGCAACTGCTCGCAGCTGTGCGGCGGCAGCCACGCCAACATGCGCTACAAGGTGGTGGCGCTGGATCAGGAGCGGTACAACACCTTCCTGGCTGCGGCCAAGGCGTACCGCGCCCCCGAGCCTGTCGCCGACAGCGCCGCGGCACGCGGCTACGCGATCTTCATGCAGGGCAAGCCCGCCACCGGCGCGCTGGCCTGCGCCGCCTGCCACCGCGTGCAGGGCACGCCCGCCGCGGGCGCGGCTGGCCCGGACCTGAGCTTCTTCGGCACCCGCCGCACCCTGGGCGCGGGCATGTGGGAAGCCATGACGCCCCAGCACTGGGAAGCCCCCCAGGCCGCAGAAGCGCTGCACGAGTGGATCAAGCACAGCCCGCTGGTCAAGCCCGGCAGTCTGATGCCCAGCTACGACGGCAGCGAGTATCTGGCCAACGGCAAGAAGGTCAAGGGCGGTGTCCTGACCGACGAGGAGATCGACGACGTGGCCGCGTACCTGCGGACCCTGAAGCTGCCTGAAGAGGCCAACTACTGGAACGACACGCCCGTCTACGGTTCGGCAGACGCAGCTGAGAATCCGGCCCCAACGGCCACGACTTCTAGCGCCACACCGGGAGGTAAGCAGTGA
- a CDS encoding cbb3-type cytochrome c oxidase subunit I — protein sequence MTIQAPQQVPSHAPSARPSAWEVLKDYMMTTDHKKIGTLYILTSIIGFAIAGFLAVAIRIQLAVPDNTFLIGTTYNQVLTLHAALMIFFFLIPIGLFGFGNWFLPLQLGVRDVALPRVNTFAVWLFIFSLILVIVGLANGGAPSVGWTFYYPLSVDANQTGVSVLMVALTLNGIASLLGSANFAATIVNMRAPGMSLWKMPIFVWAIFSTSILQLISLGGLTAAALVTFLELKLGLSMFNPGIGGVPVMFQQFFWFYSHPAVYVMLLPYLGIGAEVASTMARKPLFGYRVMVYSLLGIVLVSLLVWAHHMFAVGLPESWQIAFMIATLIVAVPTGVKIFNLIGTLYGGRIIMKTPTYWLVGFIFNFLIGGITGVALGMIPFDYQVTMSYFVVAHFHNVMMFGTAFLAMAGLYYWWPKMTGRFMDEKLGMWHFWLFMVGSWMTFLPQYILGLLGMPRRYYTYPAGNFAWTELNFISTLGALTLLAGGVVWFWNMYITAKKPATASNNPWGGYTLEWTAASPPAAYNFAHEFPTTFPTERPLYDWEKNGDTLTPVDPKTIHLPQDSIWPFVTAVGLLLMGYGLSFGWFSNYTPAGGLQPFFEASAGHVFASVVLYLSFPVFFWGLFKWAGTREYAVPVAHHHLTKYDNGFMGMAWFIISEIGLFGVLIAGYVYLRISGLADPPALRPNVWLAALNTLILVSSSFVLHRAEQDNHHGKLTRFRLGLFVTLLLGAAFMLFQVYEFSLFGAESDWKQNLWQACFFIIVGLHGLHILIGGVGVALPYYQAMTGKMDKYNHGSITPASMYWHLVDVVWLLIVAIFYAW from the coding sequence GTGACCATTCAGGCTCCACAGCAGGTTCCCAGTCACGCACCCTCGGCCCGGCCCAGTGCCTGGGAAGTCCTCAAGGACTACATGATGACCACCGATCATAAAAAGATCGGGACGCTGTACATCCTGACCAGCATCATCGGCTTTGCCATCGCCGGATTCCTGGCCGTCGCCATCCGGATTCAGCTGGCCGTGCCGGACAACACCTTCCTGATCGGCACCACCTACAACCAGGTGCTGACGCTGCACGCCGCGCTGATGATCTTCTTCTTCCTGATTCCGATTGGCCTGTTCGGCTTCGGGAACTGGTTCCTGCCGCTGCAGCTCGGCGTGCGGGACGTGGCCCTGCCACGCGTCAATACGTTTGCTGTGTGGCTGTTCATCTTTTCGCTGATTCTGGTGATTGTGGGCCTTGCCAACGGCGGCGCGCCCAGCGTCGGCTGGACCTTCTATTACCCCCTGAGCGTGGACGCCAACCAGACCGGCGTGTCCGTGCTGATGGTGGCCCTGACCCTCAACGGCATCGCCTCGCTGCTGGGTAGCGCCAACTTTGCCGCCACCATTGTCAACATGCGCGCCCCCGGCATGAGCCTGTGGAAGATGCCCATCTTCGTGTGGGCGATCTTTTCCACCTCGATCCTGCAGCTGATCTCGCTGGGCGGCCTGACGGCGGCGGCGCTGGTCACGTTCCTGGAACTCAAGTTGGGCCTGAGCATGTTCAACCCCGGCATCGGCGGTGTGCCGGTGATGTTCCAGCAGTTCTTCTGGTTCTACTCGCACCCTGCCGTGTACGTGATGCTGCTGCCCTACCTGGGCATCGGCGCGGAGGTGGCCTCCACCATGGCCCGCAAGCCGCTGTTCGGCTACCGCGTGATGGTGTACTCGCTGCTGGGCATTGTGCTGGTCTCGCTGCTGGTGTGGGCCCACCACATGTTCGCCGTGGGTCTGCCCGAGTCCTGGCAGATCGCCTTCATGATCGCCACCCTGATTGTGGCAGTTCCTACCGGGGTCAAGATCTTTAACCTGATCGGCACCCTGTACGGCGGACGCATCATCATGAAGACGCCCACGTACTGGCTGGTCGGCTTCATCTTCAACTTCCTGATCGGCGGCATCACCGGCGTGGCGCTGGGTATGATTCCCTTTGACTATCAGGTCACCATGTCGTACTTCGTGGTGGCGCACTTCCACAACGTGATGATGTTCGGCACGGCGTTCCTGGCGATGGCGGGCCTGTACTACTGGTGGCCCAAGATGACCGGGCGCTTCATGGACGAGAAGCTGGGCATGTGGCACTTCTGGCTGTTCATGGTGGGCTCGTGGATGACCTTCCTGCCGCAGTACATTCTGGGCCTGCTGGGCATGCCCCGCCGCTATTACACCTACCCCGCCGGCAACTTCGCCTGGACCGAGCTGAACTTCATCTCCACGCTGGGCGCGCTGACGCTGCTGGCTGGCGGCGTGGTGTGGTTCTGGAACATGTACATCACCGCCAAGAAGCCCGCCACGGCGTCCAACAACCCCTGGGGCGGCTACACGCTGGAATGGACGGCGGCCAGTCCACCCGCCGCGTACAACTTTGCTCACGAATTCCCCACCACCTTCCCCACCGAGCGCCCCCTGTACGACTGGGAGAAGAACGGCGACACCCTGACCCCGGTGGACCCCAAGACCATCCATCTGCCGCAGGACAGCATCTGGCCCTTCGTGACCGCTGTCGGCCTGCTGCTGATGGGCTATGGCCTGAGCTTCGGCTGGTTCAGCAACTACACCCCGGCCGGCGGCCTGCAGCCCTTCTTTGAAGCGTCTGCGGGGCACGTCTTCGCCAGCGTGGTGCTGTACCTGAGCTTCCCGGTGTTCTTCTGGGGCCTGTTCAAGTGGGCCGGAACGCGCGAATACGCAGTGCCGGTGGCCCACCACCACCTGACCAAGTACGACAACGGGTTCATGGGCATGGCGTGGTTCATCATCTCCGAAATTGGCCTGTTCGGCGTGCTGATCGCCGGGTATGTGTACCTGCGCATCAGCGGTCTGGCCGATCCGCCTGCCCTGCGCCCCAACGTGTGGCTGGCCGCGCTGAACACCCTGATTCTGGTGTCGTCCTCGTTCGTGCTGCACCGCGCCGAGCAGGACAACCACCACGGCAAGCTGACCCGCTTCCGCCTGGGCCTGTTCGTGACGCTGCTGCTGGGCGCGGCCTTCATGCTGTTCCAGGTCTACGAGTTCTCGCTGTTCGGCGCCGAGAGCGACTGGAAACAGAACCTGTGGCAGGCGTGCTTCTTCATCATCGTCGGCCTGCACGGGCTGCACATTCTGATCGGCGGTGTGGGCGTGGCCCTGCCGTACTACCAGGCCATGACCGGCAAGATGGACAAGTACAACCACGGCTCGATCACGCCCGCCAGCATGTACTGGCACCTGGTGGACGTGGTGTGGCTGCTGATCGTGGCAATCTTCTACGCCTGGTAG
- a CDS encoding SCO family protein: protein MKWLTGILLGIALILGGLLVVRQTSPSVTAGTALDHPLALPALNLVDDRGRVATLAQGDGRMRLVFYGFVRCPDVCPATLASLKNSLERLTPGQQDKVQVQFITVDPTFDTPQVVRNYLDRFDSSFTGLTGDADTIDEAARVMFVANVKPQPVIDHSVHGMAPAGSGASNAQAAGAGAAEAARIHGDQVSVVDAQGQFVRVYSNSDVISGALQQDLPGLIRLYGP, encoded by the coding sequence ATGAAGTGGCTGACGGGCATCTTGTTGGGCATAGCGCTGATTCTGGGTGGTCTGCTGGTGGTGCGGCAGACCAGTCCCAGCGTGACGGCGGGCACGGCGCTGGACCACCCGCTGGCCCTGCCTGCCCTGAACCTGGTGGATGACCGGGGCAGGGTGGCCACGCTGGCCCAGGGCGACGGGCGCATGCGGCTGGTGTTTTACGGCTTCGTGCGCTGTCCGGACGTGTGCCCGGCCACCCTGGCGAGCCTGAAGAACAGCCTTGAACGGCTGACGCCGGGGCAGCAGGACAAAGTGCAGGTGCAGTTCATCACGGTGGATCCCACCTTCGACACGCCGCAGGTGGTGCGCAATTACCTGGACCGCTTCGATTCGTCCTTCACCGGCCTGACGGGAGACGCCGACACCATCGACGAGGCGGCCAGGGTCATGTTCGTGGCAAACGTCAAGCCCCAGCCGGTCATAGACCACAGCGTCCACGGCATGGCACCGGCAGGGTCGGGGGCCAGCAACGCGCAGGCCGCCGGGGCCGGGGCTGCAGAGGCCGCCCGCATTCACGGCGATCAGGTGAGCGTGGTGGACGCGCAGGGCCAGTTCGTGCGCGTCTACAGCAACTCTGACGTGATCAGCGGCGCGTTGCAGCAGGATCTGCCGGGCCTGATCCGGTTGTACGGGCCGTGA
- a CDS encoding DMT family transporter, with protein MGWTALLLAGLCEIGFTTCLQLSDGFRKTWPTLFFVVFTIASFLMMSRALETIPLGTVYAVWTGIGAVGTALVGIVFFRESATPLRLGLLTAVVGLIIGLRLVP; from the coding sequence GTGGGATGGACTGCCCTGCTGCTGGCCGGCCTGTGCGAGATCGGCTTCACCACCTGCCTGCAACTCAGCGACGGTTTTAGGAAAACCTGGCCCACCCTGTTCTTCGTGGTGTTCACCATCGCGAGCTTCCTGATGATGAGTCGGGCACTGGAGACCATTCCGCTGGGCACGGTCTACGCCGTGTGGACCGGCATCGGGGCGGTGGGCACGGCGCTGGTGGGCATCGTCTTCTTCCGCGAGTCGGCCACGCCGCTGCGGCTGGGGCTGCTGACCGCCGTGGTGGGGCTGATTATCGGCCTGCGGCTGGTTCCGTGA
- a CDS encoding TetR/AcrR family transcriptional regulator, with product MPRIVDHDQRRAELTEAVWSLIREQGLAGVTIRNLSQRSGWSSGAIRHYLPNREAILAFAAGQIGERARQRIHAVPVTGDQVQDFLNCLEVTLPLDGEGRVWLEVWLVFVGAAVSDQDFADAEGVLYRDLNAVFVEALGQFDRRGWLPAHTPGAAATEIHALLDGLSVHLLLHQITREQARVTLRAAVSRMVVGPAASP from the coding sequence ATGCCCCGCATCGTTGACCATGACCAGCGCCGCGCCGAGCTGACGGAAGCGGTGTGGAGCCTGATCCGTGAGCAGGGGCTGGCTGGGGTGACGATCCGGAACCTGTCGCAGCGCAGCGGGTGGTCCAGCGGGGCCATTCGCCACTACCTGCCCAACCGTGAGGCCATCCTGGCCTTTGCCGCCGGACAGATCGGCGAGCGGGCGAGGCAGCGGATTCACGCTGTGCCCGTCACGGGTGATCAGGTTCAGGACTTTCTGAACTGCCTGGAAGTGACGTTGCCGCTGGACGGAGAGGGCCGGGTGTGGCTGGAGGTATGGCTGGTCTTCGTGGGCGCGGCAGTCAGCGATCAGGACTTTGCCGACGCCGAGGGCGTGCTGTACCGCGACTTGAACGCGGTTTTTGTGGAGGCACTGGGGCAGTTTGACCGGCGCGGCTGGCTGCCCGCGCACACGCCCGGGGCAGCGGCCACCGAGATCCATGCCCTGCTGGACGGCCTGAGCGTTCATCTGCTGCTGCACCAGATCACGCGGGAACAGGCCAGGGTAACCCTGAGGGCCGCCGTCTCGCGCATGGTGGTTGGTCCGGCGGCCTCACCCTGA
- a CDS encoding DUF423 domain-containing protein, whose amino-acid sequence MHPSRSTAPAAPLPAFQTGAVLAALGVALGAFAAHALKASLTPELLATFETGVRYQMYAALALLVLGTRPEQRRAPALLLGGAVVFSGTLYILALTGMTWLGAITPVGGVLLIAGFVLAAVDARQTN is encoded by the coding sequence ATGCATCCGTCGCGTTCCACCGCCCCCGCCGCCCCGTTGCCCGCGTTTCAGACCGGGGCCGTGCTGGCGGCGCTGGGCGTGGCGCTGGGGGCCTTCGCCGCCCACGCGCTGAAGGCCAGCCTGACGCCGGAACTGCTGGCCACTTTCGAGACCGGCGTGCGCTACCAGATGTACGCCGCGCTGGCCCTGCTGGTGCTGGGCACGCGCCCGGAGCAGCGTCGCGCGCCCGCGCTGCTGCTGGGCGGGGCCGTGGTTTTCAGCGGCACGCTGTACATTCTTGCCCTCACCGGCATGACGTGGCTGGGCGCCATCACCCCGGTTGGCGGCGTGCTGCTGATCGCCGGATTCGTGTTGGCCGCCGTGGACGCACGTCAGACAAACTGA